Proteins encoded by one window of Flavobacteriales bacterium:
- a CDS encoding gliding motility-associated C-terminal domain-containing protein, translating into MLKLFFSVILISVSLSANAQGEKDNWKFGHFASVSFSSITPTGGDPNSSNHLEGVSDISSPNGDLLFYSNGINIWDSSHNLMINGSGLLGHETFSQGVSIIKKPFSDNIYYVITLNFGPNYYSEEFLNLFYSEVDMSLNGGLGEVXTATKNTPIRASXDLKENNKIIQHENGYDYWLVVGKVDGTYLSYLITCEGISLTPVESAIGSPMTSTQPIGCMAANLDGTKIVSATGFFHPMEVFDFDAATGLLSNRIDLPVISQDFYYGVEFSPNGELIYATTSNVGPALTTSLFQFNLSAGSPSDIALSATLISISIQTYPGNGQFGQIALGRDSLLYVADVGRDLCKISNPNIVGTGCGFVSAAVDLSPYYCTVGLPNYPNKMPNTGFVTDSTTYLDLCLDDDIQVLSSENDGGIWTGLGITDSVLGTFDPLLAGAGVHMVVYTIYTPCLTFSDSLIIEIEDCQTDSGNGNILNPTVFLELPNVITPNGDFINDTFQPVQISGIDKMETFIVNRWGNTVFNSEDTSILWDGGNAVDGVYFWRVKFTDIFGESGSKHGFVTVIN; encoded by the coding sequence TCTCTTTCCGCGAACGCTCAAGGAGAAAAAGATAATTGGAAATTTGGACATTTTGCAAGTGTTTCATTTTCTTCTATTACTCCCACCGGCGGTGATCCAAACAGTTCAAATCATTTAGAAGGAGTTTCGGATATATCCTCGCCAAATGGTGATTTGTTGTTTTACTCGAATGGGATAAACATTTGGGATAGTTCCCACAATCTAATGATAAATGGTTCTGGTTTATTAGGACATGAAACTTTTAGTCAGGGAGTTTCGATCATCAAAAAACCCTTTTCAGACAATATTTATTACGTGATTACACTAAACTTTGGTCCTAATTACTACTCAGAAGAATTCCTTAATTTGTTCTACTCGGAAGTAGACATGTCACTCAACGGTGGTTTAGGAGAGGTCNTTACNGCAACGAAAAACACACCGATTCGAGCTTCANTAGACCTAAAAGAAAACAATAAAATCATACAGCATGAAAACGGCTATGATTATTGGCTTGTGGTTGGAAAGGTAGATGGAACATACCTGTCTTATTTGATTACTTGTGAAGGAATCTCTTTAACTCCTGTGGAGAGTGCTATTGGGAGTCCAATGACTAGCACTCAACCAATAGGCTGTATGGCTGCAAATTTAGACGGAACAAAAATTGTATCTGCTACTGGATTCTTTCATCCGATGGAGGTTTTTGACTTCGATGCGGCAACAGGTTTGCTTTCCAATCGTATCGATCTCCCTGTAATTTCTCAGGACTTTTATTATGGTGTAGAATTTTCTCCAAATGGAGAATTAATATACGCTACAACGTCAAATGTAGGACCTGCCCTGACTACCTCTCTTTTTCAATTTAATCTATCTGCTGGGAGTCCAAGCGATATTGCTCTTTCAGCCACGCTTATTTCTATTTCCATTCAAACTTATCCGGGTAATGGTCAGTTCGGTCAAATTGCCCTTGGAAGAGACAGTTTACTCTATGTTGCAGACGTTGGGAGGGATCTCTGTAAAATCAGTAATCCAAATATTGTTGGCACTGGATGCGGATTTGTTAGTGCAGCTGTAGACTTATCTCCTTATTACTGCACCGTTGGGTTGCCAAATTATCCAAATAAAATGCCGAATACGGGATTTGTCACTGACTCGACAACTTATTTGGATCTGTGTTTGGATGATGATATTCAAGTACTTTCTTCCGAAAATGATGGAGGAATTTGGACTGGTCTGGGCATAACTGATTCCGTCTTAGGAACATTTGACCCATTGTTAGCTGGTGCTGGTGTTCACATGGTTGTATACACCATCTATACACCTTGCTTGACCTTTAGTGACTCATTAATAATTGAAATTGAAGATTGCCAAACAGATTCAGGAAATGGGAATATATTGAATCCAACTGTCTTTTTAGAACTTCCGAACGTTATAACTCCGAATGGAGATTTTATCAATGATACTTTTCAGCCCGTGCAAATTTCCGGAATTGATAAAATGGAAACCTTTATTGTGAATCGATGGGGAAATACCGTGTTTAACTCGGAGGATACATCCATTTTATGGGATGGAGGAAATGCTGTTGACGGAGTTTATTTTTGGAGAGTAAAATTTACAGATATATTTGGGGAATCAGGTTCAAAACATGGCTTTGTAACTGTAATAAATTAA